In the Candidatus Abyssobacteria bacterium SURF_5 genome, one interval contains:
- a CDS encoding sigma-54-dependent Fis family transcriptional regulator: MRHILVISKDDGLKEQLLRSLQDSQAKIDWARNFDSAMSLSTELQYDVALLEVQRFDSASREFLRDYLQQSPQSLLIPVSPNAPLDEAMEAIRAGAADFIHEPADAALIKSRIERCLENRRMKNEINFLRHTQPHIYKFDDIVGVSAAMKKVFALLNRVSPTDATVLILGETGTGKELIAGAIHFNSPRAKNSFVRVNCAALPENLLESELFGHEKGAFTGAHRQRVGRFEQADSGTIFLDEIGDMGASTQAKILRVLQEHQFERLGGTQTISVDVRVIAATNKDLSQLMNEGKFRDDLFYRLNVVTIELAPLRERTEDVEPLVNFFLKKYAGQINNQVNGVSAAALKTLKEYHWPGNIRQLQNVIERAVIMCEGNKVQPEHIALYDKKPPQKKDILNIPDGGVKLEEVERQLICQALERAGWVQKNAAKLLGISPRVINYKIKKHDIRRFQE, from the coding sequence ATGAGACACATACTTGTTATCAGTAAAGACGACGGCTTAAAGGAGCAACTCCTCCGCTCTCTGCAGGATTCACAGGCAAAAATCGACTGGGCCCGCAACTTCGATAGTGCGATGTCGCTCTCAACCGAACTGCAGTACGACGTGGCTTTGCTCGAAGTGCAGCGGTTTGATTCAGCTTCTCGCGAATTCCTCCGCGACTACCTCCAGCAGAGTCCCCAGAGCCTCCTCATTCCTGTTTCGCCCAACGCTCCATTGGACGAAGCGATGGAAGCCATTCGCGCCGGGGCCGCCGACTTTATCCACGAGCCGGCCGATGCCGCGCTCATCAAAAGCCGGATCGAACGGTGCCTCGAGAACCGGCGAATGAAAAACGAGATCAATTTCCTGCGGCACACTCAGCCCCATATCTACAAATTCGATGATATCGTCGGCGTTTCCGCGGCGATGAAAAAGGTGTTCGCACTCCTCAATCGCGTCTCTCCCACCGATGCAACCGTCCTCATTCTCGGCGAAACAGGAACCGGCAAAGAGCTCATTGCCGGAGCCATTCATTTCAACAGTCCGCGCGCGAAAAACAGCTTCGTCAGGGTCAATTGCGCGGCCTTGCCGGAAAACCTCCTCGAAAGCGAGCTGTTCGGTCATGAGAAGGGGGCCTTCACGGGCGCTCATCGCCAGCGCGTCGGGCGCTTTGAACAAGCCGATTCAGGCACCATCTTTCTCGACGAAATCGGAGACATGGGCGCCAGCACCCAGGCCAAAATTCTGCGCGTGCTGCAGGAACACCAGTTCGAGCGCCTTGGCGGCACCCAGACTATCAGCGTCGATGTCCGCGTCATCGCAGCCACCAACAAGGACCTGTCACAATTAATGAATGAGGGAAAGTTTCGGGACGACCTCTTCTATCGCCTCAACGTCGTCACCATCGAACTTGCTCCCCTTCGAGAACGAACCGAAGATGTCGAGCCACTCGTGAACTTCTTCTTGAAAAAATATGCGGGTCAGATAAACAACCAGGTCAACGGCGTCTCCGCCGCGGCCCTCAAGACGCTGAAAGAGTATCACTGGCCGGGAAACATTCGCCAGCTTCAAAACGTAATCGAGCGCGCGGTCATCATGTGCGAGGGCAACAAGGTTCAACCCGAGCACATCGCCCTCTACGACAAAAAACCGCCCCAGAAAAAGGACATCCTGAATATCCCCGATGGCGGCGTCAAACTGGAAGAAGTCGAGCGCCAGCTCATTTGCCAGGCCCTCGAGCGAGCAGGCTGGGTCCAAAAAAACGCGGCCAAACTTCTCGGAATCAGTCCCCGCGTCATCAATTATAAGATTAAAAAGCACGATATCAGGCGGTTCCAGGAATAG
- a CDS encoding epoxyqueuosine reductase, whose translation MISSNLIKETVISLGADLCAIAPVDRFADAPTGFHPQDICSDCRSVLVFAKRLPLATISAKSCIPYTFANSAVTQEVDLLTLEISRSLELSGIGAVPIPSDDPYEHWEPNRSYGRAILSLRHAGYLAGLGILGKNTLLINDRYGNMIQLGAVLLDVDLAGDPLAIYEACPQSCRLCIDSCPAGALDGETVNQHLCRPLSIFRNEKGYLLKKCYECRAVCPHFAGLENGGER comes from the coding sequence ATGATTTCATCGAATCTCATAAAAGAGACGGTCATATCCTTGGGCGCCGATCTGTGCGCCATCGCGCCGGTCGATAGATTCGCAGATGCTCCGACCGGATTCCACCCGCAGGATATCTGCAGCGATTGCAGAAGCGTCTTGGTCTTTGCCAAACGGCTTCCGCTCGCAACCATCTCAGCCAAAAGCTGCATCCCCTACACGTTCGCAAACTCCGCCGTCACCCAGGAAGTGGACCTGCTCACCCTTGAAATCAGCCGGAGCTTGGAGCTGAGCGGGATTGGCGCCGTCCCGATCCCATCAGACGACCCCTACGAGCATTGGGAACCGAATCGATCATACGGCAGGGCCATCCTGTCGCTGCGCCATGCGGGATACCTCGCCGGTCTCGGAATCCTGGGAAAGAACACGCTTCTCATAAACGACAGATACGGAAACATGATTCAGCTCGGAGCGGTGCTGCTCGACGTGGATCTCGCCGGTGACCCGCTTGCAATCTACGAGGCATGCCCGCAATCCTGCCGCCTATGCATCGACTCCTGCCCGGCCGGCGCATTAGACGGGGAGACTGTCAACCAGCACCTTTGCCGGCCGCTGTCAATTTTTAGAAACGAGAAAGGATATCTTCTCAAGAAGTGCTATGAATGCCGCGCAGTCTGCCCGCATTTTGCCGGATTAGAAAACGGGGGTGAAAGATGA